In one Nicotiana sylvestris chromosome 8, ASM39365v2, whole genome shotgun sequence genomic region, the following are encoded:
- the LOC104245880 gene encoding probable LRR receptor-like serine/threonine-protein kinase At3g47570 isoform X2 has product MILDLRSQKLVGSMPSSIGNLTFLISINLRNNSFYGEIPMEIGNLLQLQHLNLTWNSFTGTIPSNLTYCKQLRSLALEYNRLVGNIPDQLNSLSKLNYLGFGSNNLTGNIPSWIGNFSSLRGLSLAINNLQGPIPQDIGRLSNLQIFQVYGNQLNGTIPKSVFNISSVYYFSVTQNLLYGELPSDIGLTLPNLEVFATAVNNFTGLIPVSLSNASKLSVIELSQNSLTGNVPTSLGQLQWLYRINFEINSLGSNRNEGLRFLYFLVNCTSLQVLSFEDNFLGGELPKTIGNLSTRLEIFGLGYNRIVGSVPAGLGNLVNLTRLSLDNNKFRGSVPESLGKLRHLQGLELNGNKFSGMIPSSFGNLTSLTTLHIEDNELEGNVPPELGQCTSLSVLNLTGNNLVGSIPKELAGLFSLSISLALANNSLTGSLPAEMRKLINLKEMDISHNKLSGEIPTTLSTCVSLDRFIANNNLFRGRIPESLKGLRGLEEIDLSHNNISGEIPDFLGKLPYLRKLDLSFNELEGKVPNDGIFANESAVSISGNHKLCGGPPNYNFPACPTQKDPASKKHIHTRIKEAIIISVTFLFLLLCSFAACYTVIRNSKKGDLSARSTRERQSEHFDDDEPTLANDPSLAAKITYQDIFKSTDGFSEDNLVGTGSFGSVYKGQFQVFDKVMAVKVLNLQQRGALKSFLDECRALKSIRHRNLLKIVAAGSSIDYQGNDFKCIVFEFMANGSLDDWLHSKTDEQYLNIIQRLNIAIDVASALDYLHNNCQVPIVHCDLKPSNILLDEEMTAHVGDFGLAKFLLKSNESWNKQTSIALKGSIGYISPGTGFAGEQATS; this is encoded by the exons ATGATTCTTGACTTGAGATCACAAAAACTCGTTGGCTCTATGCCGTCTTCTATTGGTAATCTCACGTTCCTAATATCGATAAATCTTAGAAATAATAGCTTCTATGGTGAAATCCCAATGGAAATTGGCAACCTCCTTCAGCTGCAACATCTCAATCTCACTTGGAATTCTTTTACTGGAACCATTCCTTCTAATCTGACTTACTGTAAACAACTTCGATCACTTGCTCTAGAATATAATAGGCTTGTTGGTAATATACCCGATCAACTCAATTCACTTTCAAAGTTGAATTATTTAGGATTTGGAAGCAACAATCTCACTGGAAATATCCCATCTTGGATTGGAAACTTTTCGTCGCTTCGTGGTCTTTCCCTTGCCATTAACAATCTTCAAGGACCAATACCTCAAGATATTGGCCGTTTGTCAAACTTGCAAATCTTCCAAGTTTATGGAAATCAGTTGAATGGTACAATTCCTAAATCTGTTTTCAATATCTCTTCTGTTTACTATTTCTCTGTTACTCAAAACTTGCTGTATGGAGAGCTTCCATCAGATATAGGCCTAACTCTTCCAAATCTTGAGGTGTTTGCTACTGCTGTGAACAACTTCACAGGATTGATTCCCGTTTCATTATCAAATGCTTCGAAACTTAGTGTTATTGAATTGTCTCAAAATAGCCTCACTGGAAATGTTCCTACAAGTTTAGGACAATTGCAGTGGTTGTACAGGATCAATTTTGAGATCAATAGTCTTGGGAGCAACAGGAATGAGGGTTTGAGGTTTCTTTATTTCTTAGTTAACTGTACAAGTCTTCAAGTTTTAAGCTTTGAGGACAATTTCTTGGGCGGAGAACTGCCTAAAACCATCGGTAACCTTTCCACGAGACTTGAAATATTTGGTCTTGGTTACAATAGGATAGTTGGTTCTGTTCCTGCTGGACTAGGAAACCTTGTCAATTTGACACGTTTATCGCTTGATAATAACAAGTTCAGAGGCAGTGTTCCTGAGTCTTTAGGTAAGCTTCGACACCTACAAGGACTGGAGTTGAATGGAAACAAGTTTTCAGGAATGATTCCATCTTCTTTTGGTAACTTGACATCTCTAACAACTTTACACATTGAGGACAATGAACTAGAAGGGAACGTACCTCCGGAGCTCGGACAGTGTACTAGTTTATCAGTACTAAACCTTACTGGAAATAATCTTGTTGGTTCCATACCAAAGGAGCTTGCAGGTCTTTTTTCACTTTCAATTTCTTTGGCGTTAGCGAACAATTCTTTGACCGGTTCCTTGCCAGCTGAAATGCGAAAGTTGATAAATCTCAAGGAAATGGATATTTCACATAACAAATTATCAGGTGAAATTCCAACCACACTCAGCACCTGTGTCAGTTTAGACCGCTTCATCGCGAATAATAACCTGTTTCGAGGAAGAATTCCGGAATCCTTAAAAGGATTAAGAGGTTTAGAAGAAATTGATTTGTCACACAACAACATCTCAGGagaaataccagactttcttGGGAAACTTCCATATCTTAGGAAGCTTGATCTTTCATTCAATGAACTTGAAGGCAAAGTACCAAACGATGGGATCTTTGCGAATGAAAGTGCAGTTTCAATTTCAGGGAATCATAAACTATGTGGAGGTCCTCCAAACTACAATTTTCCTGCATGCCCTACACAAAAAGATCCAGCATCAAAGAAACACATTCATACCAGGATAAAAGAAGCGATTATTATTTCAGTTACATTTTTATTTCTACTTTTGTGTTCTTTTGCTGCTTGCTATACAGTAATTAGGAACTCGAAAAAGGGAGATCTCAGTGCACGGTCCACAAGAGAAaggcaatctgaacattttgatgATGACGAACCAACTTTAGCTAATGATCCATCTTTGGCAGCAAAAATAACTTACCAAGATATATTTAAGTCAACCGATGGATTTTCTGAGGATAATCTGGTTGGTACTGGGAGTTTCGGTTCTGTATACAAAGGACAGTTTCAAGTTTTCGATAAAGTTATGGCAGTGAAAGTATTGAACCTGCAACAAAGAGGTGCTTTGAAAAGCTTTTTGGATGAATGTAGAGCTTTGAAAAGTATAAGGCATCGTAATCTCCTTAAGATCGTAGCTGCTGGTTCAAGCATCGATTACCAAGGTAATGACTTCAAATGCATAGTATTTGAATTCATGGCAAATGGAAGCCTAGATGATTGGTTGCACTCAAAAACTGATGAGCAATACCTCAATATTATCCAAAGGCTAAACATAGCAATAGATGTTGCTTCAGCTCTTGATTATCTCCACAACAATTGCCAAGTACCAATTGTTCACTGTGATTTAAAACCGAGCAACATTCTACTTGATGAAGAGATGACTGCCCATGTTGGTGATTTTGGATTGGCAAAATTCCTCCTCAAGTCGAATGAATCGTGGAATAAACAGACTTCTATTGCACTAAAGGGTTCTATAGGTTATATTTCACCAG gaaccggatttgcaggcgagcaggctacgagttag
- the LOC104245880 gene encoding probable LRR receptor-like serine/threonine-protein kinase At3g47570 isoform X3 — protein MILDLRSQKLVGSMPSSIGNLTFLISINLRNNSFYGEIPMEIGNLLQLQHLNLTWNSFTGTIPSNLTYCKQLRSLALEYNRLVGNIPDQLNSLSKLNYLGFGSNNLTGNIPSWIGNFSSLRGLSLAINNLQGPIPQDIGRLSNLQIFQVYGNQLNGTIPKSVFNISSVYYFSVTQNLLYGELPSDIGLTLPNLEVFATAVNNFTGLIPVSLSNASKLSVIELSQNSLTGNVPTSLGQLQWLYRINFEINSLGSNRNEGLRFLYFLVNCTSLQVLSFEDNFLGGELPKTIGNLSTRLEIFGLGYNRIVGSVPAGLGNLVNLTRLSLDNNKFRGSVPESLGKLRHLQGLELNGNKFSGMIPSSFGNLTSLTTLHIEDNELEGNVPPELGQCTSLSVLNLTGNNLVGSIPKELAGLFSLSISLALANNSLTGSLPAEMRKLINLKEMDISHNKLSGEIPTTLSTCVSLDRFIANNNLFRGRIPESLKGLRGLEEIDLSHNNISGEIPDFLGKLPYLRKLDLSFNELEGKVPNDGIFANESAVSISGNHKLCGGPPNYNFPACPTQKDPASKKHIHTRIKEAIIISVTFLFLLLCSFAACYTVIRNSKKGDLSARSTRERQSEHFDDDEPTLANDPSLAAKITYQDIFKSTDGFSEDNLVGTGSFGSVYKGQFQVFDKVMAVKVLNLQQRGALKSFLDECRALKSIRHRNLLKIVAAGSSIDYQGNDFKCIVFEFMANGSLDDWLHSKTDEQYLNIIQRLNIAIDVASALDYLHNNCQVPIVHCDLKPSNILLDEEMTAHVGDFGLAKFLLKSNESWNKQTSIALKGSIGYISPGRGF, from the exons ATGATTCTTGACTTGAGATCACAAAAACTCGTTGGCTCTATGCCGTCTTCTATTGGTAATCTCACGTTCCTAATATCGATAAATCTTAGAAATAATAGCTTCTATGGTGAAATCCCAATGGAAATTGGCAACCTCCTTCAGCTGCAACATCTCAATCTCACTTGGAATTCTTTTACTGGAACCATTCCTTCTAATCTGACTTACTGTAAACAACTTCGATCACTTGCTCTAGAATATAATAGGCTTGTTGGTAATATACCCGATCAACTCAATTCACTTTCAAAGTTGAATTATTTAGGATTTGGAAGCAACAATCTCACTGGAAATATCCCATCTTGGATTGGAAACTTTTCGTCGCTTCGTGGTCTTTCCCTTGCCATTAACAATCTTCAAGGACCAATACCTCAAGATATTGGCCGTTTGTCAAACTTGCAAATCTTCCAAGTTTATGGAAATCAGTTGAATGGTACAATTCCTAAATCTGTTTTCAATATCTCTTCTGTTTACTATTTCTCTGTTACTCAAAACTTGCTGTATGGAGAGCTTCCATCAGATATAGGCCTAACTCTTCCAAATCTTGAGGTGTTTGCTACTGCTGTGAACAACTTCACAGGATTGATTCCCGTTTCATTATCAAATGCTTCGAAACTTAGTGTTATTGAATTGTCTCAAAATAGCCTCACTGGAAATGTTCCTACAAGTTTAGGACAATTGCAGTGGTTGTACAGGATCAATTTTGAGATCAATAGTCTTGGGAGCAACAGGAATGAGGGTTTGAGGTTTCTTTATTTCTTAGTTAACTGTACAAGTCTTCAAGTTTTAAGCTTTGAGGACAATTTCTTGGGCGGAGAACTGCCTAAAACCATCGGTAACCTTTCCACGAGACTTGAAATATTTGGTCTTGGTTACAATAGGATAGTTGGTTCTGTTCCTGCTGGACTAGGAAACCTTGTCAATTTGACACGTTTATCGCTTGATAATAACAAGTTCAGAGGCAGTGTTCCTGAGTCTTTAGGTAAGCTTCGACACCTACAAGGACTGGAGTTGAATGGAAACAAGTTTTCAGGAATGATTCCATCTTCTTTTGGTAACTTGACATCTCTAACAACTTTACACATTGAGGACAATGAACTAGAAGGGAACGTACCTCCGGAGCTCGGACAGTGTACTAGTTTATCAGTACTAAACCTTACTGGAAATAATCTTGTTGGTTCCATACCAAAGGAGCTTGCAGGTCTTTTTTCACTTTCAATTTCTTTGGCGTTAGCGAACAATTCTTTGACCGGTTCCTTGCCAGCTGAAATGCGAAAGTTGATAAATCTCAAGGAAATGGATATTTCACATAACAAATTATCAGGTGAAATTCCAACCACACTCAGCACCTGTGTCAGTTTAGACCGCTTCATCGCGAATAATAACCTGTTTCGAGGAAGAATTCCGGAATCCTTAAAAGGATTAAGAGGTTTAGAAGAAATTGATTTGTCACACAACAACATCTCAGGagaaataccagactttcttGGGAAACTTCCATATCTTAGGAAGCTTGATCTTTCATTCAATGAACTTGAAGGCAAAGTACCAAACGATGGGATCTTTGCGAATGAAAGTGCAGTTTCAATTTCAGGGAATCATAAACTATGTGGAGGTCCTCCAAACTACAATTTTCCTGCATGCCCTACACAAAAAGATCCAGCATCAAAGAAACACATTCATACCAGGATAAAAGAAGCGATTATTATTTCAGTTACATTTTTATTTCTACTTTTGTGTTCTTTTGCTGCTTGCTATACAGTAATTAGGAACTCGAAAAAGGGAGATCTCAGTGCACGGTCCACAAGAGAAaggcaatctgaacattttgatgATGACGAACCAACTTTAGCTAATGATCCATCTTTGGCAGCAAAAATAACTTACCAAGATATATTTAAGTCAACCGATGGATTTTCTGAGGATAATCTGGTTGGTACTGGGAGTTTCGGTTCTGTATACAAAGGACAGTTTCAAGTTTTCGATAAAGTTATGGCAGTGAAAGTATTGAACCTGCAACAAAGAGGTGCTTTGAAAAGCTTTTTGGATGAATGTAGAGCTTTGAAAAGTATAAGGCATCGTAATCTCCTTAAGATCGTAGCTGCTGGTTCAAGCATCGATTACCAAGGTAATGACTTCAAATGCATAGTATTTGAATTCATGGCAAATGGAAGCCTAGATGATTGGTTGCACTCAAAAACTGATGAGCAATACCTCAATATTATCCAAAGGCTAAACATAGCAATAGATGTTGCTTCAGCTCTTGATTATCTCCACAACAATTGCCAAGTACCAATTGTTCACTGTGATTTAAAACCGAGCAACATTCTACTTGATGAAGAGATGACTGCCCATGTTGGTGATTTTGGATTGGCAAAATTCCTCCTCAAGTCGAATGAATCGTGGAATAAACAGACTTCTATTGCACTAAAGGGTTCTATAGGTTATATTTCACCAG GCCGAGGGTtctga
- the LOC138876372 gene encoding secreted RxLR effector protein 161-like, giving the protein MKYLGKTKLCLGLQIEHLANEIFIHQSAYIEKVLKRFYMDGAHPLSTLMVVQSLDVNKDPFRPQEKNEELFGLEVPYLSAIAALMYLANTTRPDKTFSINVLARYNFVPTKRYWNGIKHILRYLKGTTDIGLFYGNNCSHDLVGYAAAGYLSDPHKARSKTSYVFTCGSTAISWRSTKQSIMATSSNHAEIITIHEASREFKVHVQTFGRKKSSFEKKQKEIASIQKYFFEKYFWEKYT; this is encoded by the exons ATGAAAtatctcggaaagacaaaattatgtcttggtttgcaaattgaacatttggcaaaCGAAATTTTtattcatcaatctgcctacatagaaaaggtattgaaacggttttacatggatggagcacatccattaagtactctgATGGTTGTTcaatcacttgatgtgaataaggatccattccgacctcaagaaaagaatgaagagctaTTTGGtcttgaagtaccatatcttagtgcaattgctgcactaatgtatcttgctaacactacaaggcccGACAAAACTTTTTCAATTAATGTCCTAGCACGATATAACTTTGTTCCTACAAAGAGATattggaatggaatcaaacaTATATTGCGGTATCTAAAAGGAACTACCGATAtaggcttattttatggcaataattgtagtcatgatcttgttggttatgccgccGCTGGGTATTTATCCGATCCACATAAGGCTCGATCTAAAACAagctatgtgtttacatgtggaagcactgccatatcttggcgatcgactaagcaatcaattatggctacttcatctaatcatgctgagataattactattcatgaagcaagtcgagaat TTAAAGTGCATGTCCaaacttttggaagaaaaaaaagttCTTTTGAGAAGAAGCAGAAAGAAATAGCTTCtatccaaaagtacttttttgaaaagtacttttgggaaaaatacacttag
- the LOC104245880 gene encoding probable LRR receptor-like serine/threonine-protein kinase At3g47570 isoform X1, which produces MILDLRSQKLVGSMPSSIGNLTFLISINLRNNSFYGEIPMEIGNLLQLQHLNLTWNSFTGTIPSNLTYCKQLRSLALEYNRLVGNIPDQLNSLSKLNYLGFGSNNLTGNIPSWIGNFSSLRGLSLAINNLQGPIPQDIGRLSNLQIFQVYGNQLNGTIPKSVFNISSVYYFSVTQNLLYGELPSDIGLTLPNLEVFATAVNNFTGLIPVSLSNASKLSVIELSQNSLTGNVPTSLGQLQWLYRINFEINSLGSNRNEGLRFLYFLVNCTSLQVLSFEDNFLGGELPKTIGNLSTRLEIFGLGYNRIVGSVPAGLGNLVNLTRLSLDNNKFRGSVPESLGKLRHLQGLELNGNKFSGMIPSSFGNLTSLTTLHIEDNELEGNVPPELGQCTSLSVLNLTGNNLVGSIPKELAGLFSLSISLALANNSLTGSLPAEMRKLINLKEMDISHNKLSGEIPTTLSTCVSLDRFIANNNLFRGRIPESLKGLRGLEEIDLSHNNISGEIPDFLGKLPYLRKLDLSFNELEGKVPNDGIFANESAVSISGNHKLCGGPPNYNFPACPTQKDPASKKHIHTRIKEAIIISVTFLFLLLCSFAACYTVIRNSKKGDLSARSTRERQSEHFDDDEPTLANDPSLAAKITYQDIFKSTDGFSEDNLVGTGSFGSVYKGQFQVFDKVMAVKVLNLQQRGALKSFLDECRALKSIRHRNLLKIVAAGSSIDYQGNDFKCIVFEFMANGSLDDWLHSKTDEQYLNIIQRLNIAIDVASALDYLHNNCQVPIVHCDLKPSNILLDEEMTAHVGDFGLAKFLLKSNESWNKQTSIALKGSIGYISPAYEENSKNEDNVSDLEEKAILQDDEHISQLNASTMIEGCLVSILKIGLLYSSSSPRDRMPIRIALDKIHTIKNLYLQSKEEKQ; this is translated from the exons ATGATTCTTGACTTGAGATCACAAAAACTCGTTGGCTCTATGCCGTCTTCTATTGGTAATCTCACGTTCCTAATATCGATAAATCTTAGAAATAATAGCTTCTATGGTGAAATCCCAATGGAAATTGGCAACCTCCTTCAGCTGCAACATCTCAATCTCACTTGGAATTCTTTTACTGGAACCATTCCTTCTAATCTGACTTACTGTAAACAACTTCGATCACTTGCTCTAGAATATAATAGGCTTGTTGGTAATATACCCGATCAACTCAATTCACTTTCAAAGTTGAATTATTTAGGATTTGGAAGCAACAATCTCACTGGAAATATCCCATCTTGGATTGGAAACTTTTCGTCGCTTCGTGGTCTTTCCCTTGCCATTAACAATCTTCAAGGACCAATACCTCAAGATATTGGCCGTTTGTCAAACTTGCAAATCTTCCAAGTTTATGGAAATCAGTTGAATGGTACAATTCCTAAATCTGTTTTCAATATCTCTTCTGTTTACTATTTCTCTGTTACTCAAAACTTGCTGTATGGAGAGCTTCCATCAGATATAGGCCTAACTCTTCCAAATCTTGAGGTGTTTGCTACTGCTGTGAACAACTTCACAGGATTGATTCCCGTTTCATTATCAAATGCTTCGAAACTTAGTGTTATTGAATTGTCTCAAAATAGCCTCACTGGAAATGTTCCTACAAGTTTAGGACAATTGCAGTGGTTGTACAGGATCAATTTTGAGATCAATAGTCTTGGGAGCAACAGGAATGAGGGTTTGAGGTTTCTTTATTTCTTAGTTAACTGTACAAGTCTTCAAGTTTTAAGCTTTGAGGACAATTTCTTGGGCGGAGAACTGCCTAAAACCATCGGTAACCTTTCCACGAGACTTGAAATATTTGGTCTTGGTTACAATAGGATAGTTGGTTCTGTTCCTGCTGGACTAGGAAACCTTGTCAATTTGACACGTTTATCGCTTGATAATAACAAGTTCAGAGGCAGTGTTCCTGAGTCTTTAGGTAAGCTTCGACACCTACAAGGACTGGAGTTGAATGGAAACAAGTTTTCAGGAATGATTCCATCTTCTTTTGGTAACTTGACATCTCTAACAACTTTACACATTGAGGACAATGAACTAGAAGGGAACGTACCTCCGGAGCTCGGACAGTGTACTAGTTTATCAGTACTAAACCTTACTGGAAATAATCTTGTTGGTTCCATACCAAAGGAGCTTGCAGGTCTTTTTTCACTTTCAATTTCTTTGGCGTTAGCGAACAATTCTTTGACCGGTTCCTTGCCAGCTGAAATGCGAAAGTTGATAAATCTCAAGGAAATGGATATTTCACATAACAAATTATCAGGTGAAATTCCAACCACACTCAGCACCTGTGTCAGTTTAGACCGCTTCATCGCGAATAATAACCTGTTTCGAGGAAGAATTCCGGAATCCTTAAAAGGATTAAGAGGTTTAGAAGAAATTGATTTGTCACACAACAACATCTCAGGagaaataccagactttcttGGGAAACTTCCATATCTTAGGAAGCTTGATCTTTCATTCAATGAACTTGAAGGCAAAGTACCAAACGATGGGATCTTTGCGAATGAAAGTGCAGTTTCAATTTCAGGGAATCATAAACTATGTGGAGGTCCTCCAAACTACAATTTTCCTGCATGCCCTACACAAAAAGATCCAGCATCAAAGAAACACATTCATACCAGGATAAAAGAAGCGATTATTATTTCAGTTACATTTTTATTTCTACTTTTGTGTTCTTTTGCTGCTTGCTATACAGTAATTAGGAACTCGAAAAAGGGAGATCTCAGTGCACGGTCCACAAGAGAAaggcaatctgaacattttgatgATGACGAACCAACTTTAGCTAATGATCCATCTTTGGCAGCAAAAATAACTTACCAAGATATATTTAAGTCAACCGATGGATTTTCTGAGGATAATCTGGTTGGTACTGGGAGTTTCGGTTCTGTATACAAAGGACAGTTTCAAGTTTTCGATAAAGTTATGGCAGTGAAAGTATTGAACCTGCAACAAAGAGGTGCTTTGAAAAGCTTTTTGGATGAATGTAGAGCTTTGAAAAGTATAAGGCATCGTAATCTCCTTAAGATCGTAGCTGCTGGTTCAAGCATCGATTACCAAGGTAATGACTTCAAATGCATAGTATTTGAATTCATGGCAAATGGAAGCCTAGATGATTGGTTGCACTCAAAAACTGATGAGCAATACCTCAATATTATCCAAAGGCTAAACATAGCAATAGATGTTGCTTCAGCTCTTGATTATCTCCACAACAATTGCCAAGTACCAATTGTTCACTGTGATTTAAAACCGAGCAACATTCTACTTGATGAAGAGATGACTGCCCATGTTGGTGATTTTGGATTGGCAAAATTCCTCCTCAAGTCGAATGAATCGTGGAATAAACAGACTTCTATTGCACTAAAGGGTTCTATAGGTTATATTTCACCAG CATATGAAGAAAACAGCAAAAATGAGGACAATGTGAGTGATTTGGAAGAAAAGGCAATACTTCAAGATGATGAGCACATTTCCCAGCTAAATGCCAGCACTATGATAGAAGGATGCTTGGTCTCAATCTTGAAAATTGGACTTTTATATTCTAGCTCATCGCCAAGAGATCGGATGCCAATAAGAATAGCTTTGGACAAGATTCATACAATCAAGAACTTGTATCTACAGTCTAAGGAGGAGAAACAATAG
- the LOC138876374 gene encoding uncharacterized protein → MTDIMKRKFVALEISGKNYMTWVLDAEIHLDVMGLGDAIKDKTKAPTQDCAKALIFLRHHLDEWLKIEHLTVKDPLVLWNGLKERYDNLKLVTLPQARYDCAHLRLQDFKSVSEYNSAMFRIISKLKLCGDTITDYDMLEKTFTTFHASNMTLQQ, encoded by the coding sequence atgactgacattatgaaaagaaagttcgttgcccttgaaatttcgggaaagaactatatgacatgggtgttggatgctgaaatccatttagatgtaatgggtcttggagacgccattaaagaTAAAACTAAAGCACCCACCCAAGActgtgctaaggccttgattttcttgcgtCATCACCTTGATGAATGGTTGAAAATAGAACATCTCACAGTCAAAGATCCACTTGTTTTGTGGAAtggcttaaaggaaagatatgacaacttaaagttggtcactcttccacaagcacgatatgattgtGCTCATCTgaggctccaagactttaagtctgtttctgaatataattctgcgatgttcagaattatttctaaattgaaactctgtggagatactatcactgactatgatatgcttgaaaaaacgttTACAACGTTCCATGCCTCCAATATGACCCTGCAACAGTAG
- the LOC138876373 gene encoding uncharacterized protein, which produces MRNRENRPTRSTPLPGVDEVYSHYAKRGKDRDSIRSRGRGRGPRHRQGRNFPGVNHPPKRNNHQKLKGKDEKPKANGSETERYRGSGKGHWANICRVPRHLVELYQVSLKNKGLEANFVSDNNFDITHLDVADFFEHLDGKIDHLIGDGSVVKDD; this is translated from the coding sequence ATGAGAAATCGCGAAAATCGACCCACTAGGTCTACACCATTGCCTGGAGTGGATGAGGTGTATTCCCATTATGCTAAGCGTGGAAAAGACCGTGATTCTATTCGTAgtcgtggtcgtggtcgtggccCTCGCCATAGACAAGGAAGAAATTTTCCTGGTGTTAATCATCCCCCAAAGAGAAATAACCACCAAAAATTGAAAGGGAAAGATGAGAAGCCAAAAGCAAATGGTTCAGAAACTGAACGCTATCGTGGCAGTGGAAAAGGGCATTGGGCAAATATTTGTCGTGTACCAAGacatttggttgagctttatcaagtaTCTCTAAAGAATAAAGGTCTTGAAGCCAATTTTGTCTCTGACAATAATTTTGACATCACCCATTTGGATGTGGCAGACTTCTTTGAGCACCTTGATGGAAAAATAGACCACTTGATCGGTGATGGATCTGTGGTTAAAGATGATTGA